The following nucleotide sequence is from Mycobacterium sp. Z3061.
CTACCGCATGCCCCCTACCCCGAACTGTCCACGACAGTCCTGCTGCGACCGGTCAAGCCGCCGCCATCGGAGGGCTGGCGTCGCGCGCTCTACGTCATGTCGGGCCAGCTGATCAATCTCGGCGAGGGTCCCCGCGCCACCCGGCACAACAACCTGGTCGCCCAGATCAACCGGCCGCTGCGCGGCTGCTACCGCATCGCGGTGCTGTCGTTGAAGGGCGGCGTCGGCAAGACGACCATCACCGCGTCCCTGGGGTCCACCTTCGCGTCCGTGCGTGGCGACCGGGTGGTCGCGGTGGATGCCAACCCGGACCGCGGGACCCTGAGCCAGAAGGTTCCGCTGGAGACCCCGGCGACCGTGCGCCATCTGCTGCGCGACGCCGACAGCATTGACCGGTACAGCGACGTTCGCAGCTACACGTCGCAGAACGCGGACGGCCTGGAAATCCTGGCCTCCGAGAGTGACCCGGCCGTATCGGAGGCCTTCAACGGCGACGACTACACCAAGGCGATCGACATCCTCGAGCGGTTCTACGGTCTGGTGCTCACCGACTGCGGCACCGGCCTGCTCCATTCGACGATGTCGGCGGTCCTGGCGAAGTCCGATGTGCTGATCGTGGTCGCCTCGGGCTCCATCGACGGCGCCCGCAGTGCCTCGGCGACGCTGGACTGGCTGGAGGCCCACGGCTACGAGGACCTGGTGCGCAACTCCGTCGCGGTGATCAACGCGGTGCGGTCCCGTTCCGGCAAGGTCGACATGGACAAAGTGATCGACCACTTCGCGCGGCGATGCCGCGCGGTGCGGGTGGTGCCCTTCGACCCCCACCTCGAGGAAGGCGCCGAAATCAGCCTGGACCGGTTGAAGCGGGATACCCGCGAGGCCGTCGCGGAGCTGGCTGCGGTGGTCGCCGACGGATTCCCCGCCGACCAGCGGCGGTCCAACCCGAACTTCGTCTAGCGCGGCTTGTTATCGCCCAATCGTCGCAAGAACTCCGGATCGTCGTCGGGCCCGATGACGCGGGTCTTCGGCGGGCTGGTCTGCGACCGCGCCGCGCGCCAGCCGAGATAGATCAACGTCCCCAGAACAAGGACGACGAGCAGGTAAAGCACTCGACACCTCCTTTGGGCAAATATACCCGCGCCGTAGGCTCAGGCTGTGCCAGAAGCGCCTAACGACAACACCGGTGACCGTTCCGCCGCCGGCCGCGGCGTCGTCGCAGTCCTGCTGTACGTGGCGGCCCGACTGCTGCTGTTCGTGGTTGTCACCGCCGGAATCTACGGGCTCGCGCGCCTGCTCGGCGTGGCTGACTTCCCGCTGTTCGTGGCCGCCCTCGGCGGCCTGATCATCTCCATGCCGCTGGGCATGTGGGTCTTCAGCCCGCTGCGGCGGCACGCGACCGCGACGCTCGCGGCGGCCGGTGAGCGCCGGCGCCGGGAACGGGAGCAGTTGCAGGCCCGGCTGCGCGGCGAGACCGTTGCTTCCGACGGGGACGATTAGCGATCAGTCGCTGTGCAGCGGCATCCGGACGACCTGCGCGGCGTACGTCAGGCCCGCGCCGTAGCCGATCAGCAGGGCCAGGTCGCCCGGTTTGGCCGCCCCGGTGTCCATGAGTTCGGCGATGGCGAGCGGGATGGAGGCCGCCGAGGTGTTGCCGGCATGCTCGATGTCGTTGGCGACGACGGTGTCCGGCCGCAACTGCAGGTTCTTCACCAGCAGGTCGTTGATCCGGGTGTTGGCCTGGTGCGGCACGAAGACGTCGATCTGATCGGGTCCCACGCCGGCAGCCTCCAGTGCCCGACGGCCGACATCGCCCATTTTGAAGGCCGCCCAACGGAATACCGCAGGGCCTTCCAAACGCACGAACGGGCGCGGGCCACTGGGGTTCTGCGCGAACGTGATCCAGTCGATGTCCTGCCGGATCGCGCTGGACTGCTCGCCGTCGCTGCCGGCGATCGTCGGCCCCACGCCCTGAAACGGTGTCTCGCCGACCACCACCGCGGCGGCGCCGTCGGCGAAGATGAAACAGTTGCCGCGGTCGTACATGTCGATCGTGGGGGACAGTTTCTCGGTGCCGACCACCAGCATCCTCCGGGCGCCACCGCCCCGGATCAGGTTGGTCGCCGTGCTCAGCGCGTAGCCGAACCCCGCGCACCCGGCCGAGATGTCAAAGCCGAGAACATCTTTGGCGCCGAGTGCCGCCGCGACCATCGGGGCGGCCGGCGGGGTCTGCAGGAAGTGGGTGTTGGTGGTGACGATCACGCCGTCGATGTCGGACGCCGACAGCGAGGCGTTCTTCAGGGCGCGCCGGCAGGCCTCGGCCGCCATCGAAGCGGCGGACTCGTCATCGGCGGCGAACCGGCGCGTCTTGATACCGGTGCGTGAGTAGATCCATTCGTCCGACGAGTCGATGTTCTGGCATATCTCGTCGTTGGTGACGACGCGCTCGGGACGGTATGCCCCGACACTGAGCAGGCCGACGTTGGTGGGGCCACTGACCGTGGCGATCTCCGTCATTTACCGCGTCCTTCCCGCCGCCGCCGCACCTTCCCTTATGCCGCCGGGGCGTGATCGACTCTAGGCGTGCCCGCTGTACGCCAGCGCGGCGGCCACGGCAACCGACCACACCACCATGGCCAGGCCGGTGTCACGCAGCACCGGGATCAACTCGCGGCCGCCGCGGCCGGACCGGACCGGGCGGTCGGCGCGCAGGGCCAGCGGCGCGGCCACCAGACCCGCAGCGCACCACGGGGTGGCAAGCATCAGCACCAGCGTCAGCAGACCAGGGACGACCAGCAGCGAGTGGTAGAGCACGCGGGTGCGGCGGTCGCCCAGGCGCACCGCCAGGGTGATCTTGCCGGACTGGGTGTCGGTCGGGATGTCCCGAAGGTTGTTGGCGACCAGCACCGAGGACGACAACGCCCCGATGCCCACCGCCAGCACCAGTCCCACCCAGTCGACCCGCAGGGCCTGCGTGTACTGCGTGCCCAGCACCGCGATCAGGCCGAAGAATACGAACACCGCGACCTCGCCCAGCCCCGAATAGCCGTACGGCCGCGACCCTCCGGTGTAGAGCCAGGCACCCAGCACCGAGACAGCGCCCACCGCGATCAACCACGGTGCGCTGACCAGCGCCAGCGCCAGCCCGGCCACGCAGCCGACGAACAGGCTCACCAGCGCCGCGGTCAGCACCGCCCGCGGGGCCGCGAGCCGCGAACCAACCAACCGCACCGGGCCGGCCCGCTCGTCGTCGGTGCCGCGGATGCCGTCGGAGTAGTCGTTGGCGTAGTTGACGCCGACGATGAACGATAGCGCCACGGCCAGCGCCAACAGCGCCTTCCACCACACCGCGCCGTGCAGCCATGCCGCGGCGCCGGTGCCCGCGATCACGGGGGCTACCGCGTTCGGCAGCGTGCGCGGGCGCGCTCCGGAGATCCACTGGGCAAAACTGGCCACCACCGCATCCTGCCCTATGCATAAGATTGCGCGGGTGCTCGGAGTGATTGGCGGTACCGGCTTCTATACGTTCTTCGATTCAGACACCCGAACCGTCCATCCGGACACCCCCTGGGGTGAACCCAGTGCACCGATCACGATCGGCGCCGTCGGCGGGCATGAGGTCGCCTTTCTGCCGCGCCACGGCGCCAAGCACGAGTACTCGGCGCACACCGTCCCGTACCGGGCGAACATGTGGGCGCTGCGCGCGCTGGGCGTGCGGCGGGTGTTCGCGCCCTGTGCGGTCGGCAGCCTGAATCCCCGGATCGAGCGGGGCGCGGTGGTGGTGCCCGACCAACTCGTCGACCGCACCAGCGGCCGGGCGGACACCTATTTCGACACCGGCGGGGTGCACACCGGCTTCGCCGACCCGTACTGTCCGACGCTGCGCACCGCGGTCACCGACCTGCCCGACGTGGTCGACGGCGGCACCATGGTGGTGATTCAGGGTCCCCGCTTCTCCACCCGGGCGGAGAGTCAGTGGTTCGCCGCCGCCGGGTTCAGCCTGGTCAACATGACCGGATATCCGGAGGCTATCCTCGCCCGCGAACTCGAATTATGTTATGCAGCAATAGCTTTGATCACCGATGTGGATGCCGGGGTGGCGGTTGGTGAAGGTGTGAAGGGCGTCGATGTGTTCGCTGAGTTCGGGCAGAACATCGAGATGTTCAAGAAACTGGTGCGCGCCGCGATCGGTAGCGTCGCGGCCGAGCGCACCTGCACACACTGCCTGCAGCATGCCGGGGTGCCGTTGCCTTTCGAGCTGCCATGAGGGTGCTGCTGACCGGAGCGGCCGGATTCATCGGATCGCGGGTGGACGCTGCGCTGCGGGCCGCCGGTCATGAGGTGGTGGGCGCCGATGTGTTGCTGCCCGCCGCGCACGGTCCGGATGCCGTACTACCGGAGGGTTGTCATCGGGTCGACGTCCGCGATCCCGACGCCTTGGCCCCGCTATTGGCCGGGGTGGACCTGGTGTGTCACCAGGCCGCGATGGTGGGCGCCGGGGTGAACGCCGCCGATGCGCCCGAGTACGGCGGCCACAACGATTACGGCACCACGGTGTTGCTGGCTCAGATGTACGCCGCCGGAGTGTCGCGGCTGGTGCTGGCGTCGTCGATGGTGGTCTACGGGCAGGGCCGCTATGAGTGCGGTGAGCACGGACTGGTCGACCCGCAGCCACGGCGACGCAGCGACCTGGAAGCCGGAAACTTCGAGCACCGCTGCCCACGCTGCGGTGAACCGGTCGGCTGGCGGTTGGTGGACGAGGACGCCGCGCTGCGCCCCCGCAGCCTCTACGCGGCCAGCAAGACCGCGCAGGAGCACTACGCGCTGGCGTGGGCGGAGGCCACCGGCGGTTCGGTGGTCGCGCTGCGCTACCACAACGTGTACGGGCCGGGCATGCCGCGCGACACGCCCTATTCCGGGGTGGCGGCCATCTTCCGGTCGGCACTGGAAAAGGGTGAACCGCCGCGGGTCTTCGAAGACGGTGGGCAGATGCGTGACTTCGTGCACGTCGACGACATCGCCGCCGCCAACCTCGCCGCGATGGACACGGATCCGGGCGGGTTCACCGCGGCCAATGTCTGCTCCGGGCGCCCCATCGCGATCCGGGAGGTGGCCGACGCGCTGTGTCGCGCGCGGGGTGGTGACCTCTCGCCGGTCGTCACCGGGCAGTACCGCAGCGGGGACGTGCGACACATCGTCGCCGATCCCGCCCGAGCGGCCGAGATCCTGGGTTTCCGGGCGGCGGTGGAACCGATGGAGGGGTTGGGCGAGTTCGCGTTCGCTCCGTTGCGGTAGCCGGCTTATTGACGGTTGTTCGGCGGCCGGAAGATCTTCGGTCGCACCGGCCCGGTGGTTTCGCTGGACCGGAAGATCCGCGGCGCGGGCCCCGGCGCGGACAGCACCGTGGTGGGAGCATCGTGCTCGGTCGGGGCGGCCCCGAACCGCGTGGTCCTGGCCTCCGACGGAGGCGGGGGTGCGCCGGGGCGGGTGGGGATCGGCACCGGGGGGCGGGTCCTGGCGACCGGACGCTGGGCCGGCCGGCGCCGGCGCCGCGGCTTGCGGATCTGTGCCGCGACGATGACGGCCGCGAGGATGAACAGGGCCAGACCACACAGCGTCACGTCGAAGGTGCTGGTGATCTGCTGCGCCAGATTGTTGCCGTAGACCGGGCTGACGGACCCTCCCTGCTCGAAGCGTGGGGCCAGCACGACGCCCAGGATCACCCGGGAAACCGTCAGCGTGACCACCAGCCCGCTCAACGCCGTGATCAACCGCGACCGCAGTGCCCCGGACGCCAGCCTGACGCGCAGCCACAGTGCGAGCGCCGCGGTCATCACGTCGAAGGTTGCCAGCGTCAGCGAGTTGTACGGGAAGGTGGGGTAGTTGAGCAGCACCGCGACCAGCAGATCCGTGATCCGCATCAGCGCCGAACCGAAGCACCAGACGACGATCAACGTCAGGCCCTTGCGGATCGCGTTGCGCCACACCTCCCGGTCCCGGTACACCTCAGGCCGGCTGAACAGGGTCAGCGGCACGAACAGGGCTGCTGCCGCGGTCCAGGCCAGATACCCCTCGTAGCCCACGCCTGCCGTCGAGGTGTTCTGTGCGATGCCGTGGAACGCGTCGATCTCGCGGCCGGCCGGCAGGGCCCACACCAGCATCCCGGCGAGCAGCGACGAGACGCCCAGGGCGAAGATGGCGAACCGGGACGCCGGGGTGTTGCGCAGGATCCAGCGGGAGGCCACCAGCACTGCCGTCAGTGCCACCACGCCGTACACCACCGCGCTGAGAATGACCGTGGTGTTGCGGGTGCCGAACGCCTCCGAGCCGCCCGCGTTCTGCAGTGCGTAGCGCACCCGCCAGCACAGGTTGAATCCAGCGCTGAGCGACGCACCGAACATCGAGATGTAGCCGAGGAGCCGCGCGCCGCGCAGCCACCTCTCGTAGTGCTGTTCTTCGAGGTGGGGGCGGATCAACGCCGGTTGCGCGGCCAGCAGTGCGCCCGCGGCGCCCAGCCACCCGCCCGGCCCGACGCCACCCGGTACCTCCGTGGTGCCGCCCTGCAGGATCGACTCAGCCACGTCGTAGAGGACGAAACCCGCGATGAGCACCAGGTACGGGATGTTGAGGATGAGCCGCAGCCGCGCGCTCGAACCTCCATCGGATCGTCCGCGCGCTACCAGGATCGAGACCAGCGACAGCAGGGTCGCCAGGACCAGCAGCCCCCACCACACCAGGCTGCTGTGCGGGATTCCCAGACCGAAGTAGAGATTCCAGGGGAACACCAACGCCAGCAGAAGCAGGACGACGGCGGCGATGTCGCGGAGCGAGTTGCGCCGCTGCGCAGTGGAGCCGGGAGGCTGTGGACCCGGGCCGGCCCGGCCCGCACCCGCCGGGCCGGGAGGTGCCTGTCGCGCGCCCACGATCGGGCCCGTCGGCGTGTCGTCGGTGTTCAGGCTCACGATGCCCCCCAGGGATCGAGGTCGGGTGCTGGCGGGGCAGGTTCGGTAGTGTCGCAAGGGAACCCCCTGCCCGGCCCGCTGCGTTGTTCCCTTGCGAACATATTCTCCATTCGGATGTGGGGCAGTGGCTGTGAACAGGTTATGAACGTGAACGGGATCGTTGGTGAGCATCCCTAGGGGGTGGGAATCCGATTACGCTGCGCTCATGGGGCTTGCCTCCAAGCTTTCTCCAAGCCCGAATAACGAATATTGCCGACGGTACAAAGTGTAGTGATGCCGGGACTTAGCTGGTTCTGGGGTAGCCAGCCGAAGGGGAGCCGTAAATGGATGTCGTGTTGGGGGTGGCCGTCACCGGCCAGGTCGCACGCCTGGCTCTGGTTGAGGCGGCCGCTCGCGGTAACCAGGTGCTCGACCAGTCCACGGTCGAGCTGTCGCGTGACCCTGTCACGGACCTGACCGAAACCGTGGTCGGCACCAACCGGCTGCTGGCCGACGAAGGCCACCGGCTGGTGGCCACCCGCCTGGTCTGGTCGGACCAGTACCTGGCCGACCAACTGCGGCAGGCGTTGGACTATGCCCGCGTGCCCAACGTGCAGGTGGTTTCGGAGTCGAAGGCGGCCGGGGCGCTGCTGGGCCCCGGCCGGGGCGCCGCGGCAGTCCTGCTGATCGGCGACCAGACAGCGAGCCTGGCCGTGTCGGGAGATCCGGATGCGCCGCCGACCATCATGGCGTCGACACCGGTGGAGAACGATCCGGGTGCGACGTTCGACACGTTGATGGCCCAGATTCCCGGGCAGGTCGGCAGCCCCGACGACGTGCTGGTCGTGGGCAGCTCGCCCGAGCAGACCGCGATGTTCGCCGACCACTTGCAGTCCGCTTCGACCATGGGCGTGCAGATCCCGCCGGACGCCACCTTCGCGCTGGCGCAGGGGGCGGCGGCCGACGCGACGATGGCCGCCCCGGTGATCCCTGCCGACGGGCCGGCGGGCGTTGCCGGTTCGTCTCTCGATGCCCCGATGGGGCACCAGGGATTCGCGGGCGGTGGTCCCGGGGGCGCTCCCACGTCGTCGCCGGATGCGTCGGGTCTGTCGACCGGTGGGCCCGGTGGCGCTCCCACGTCGTCGCCGGATGCGTCGGGTCTGTCGACCGGTGGTCCCGGTGGCGCTCCCACATCGTCCCCGGACGCCTCGGGATGGGCCGCGACGATGGCGCAACCGTCGCTGTCTGGCGGCGGTCCCACTGCGTCCCCGGATGCACCGGGGTTGTCGGCCGGTGGGCCCGGCGGTGGCCCCACTTCGTCGCCGGACGCATCGGGAATGGGTGCGACGATGGCGCATCAGGGTTTTGCCGGCGACGCGACGATGGCCGCCCCGACCGCCTCCCCGGACGCCACCATGGCGGCGCAGGTTCCGGGCGATGCGACCGCGTACGTGTCCTCGCCCGACGCGGGGCAACCCGGCGGCGGGGATGAACAACTGGCTTATTCGCAGGCCAGCGAGTACGACATCCTCCCGGTCGACACCGACGGCTTCGGCGATTACGGCGATGAGTACGACGAGTTCGACGACGGGTTCGACGAGGACGACCCCGAAGCGGCCGGCGGGAAACCGCACAATCTCAGGCGACTGCTGATCAGCAACGCGGTAATGGGGTTTGCGGTACTCGGGTTCGCCTCGCTGGCCGTCGCGGTGGCCGTCACCGTCCGCCCGACCGCCTCCACACTGCCCGTCGAAGGACACCAGAACGCGCAGCCGGGCAAGTTCATGCCGCTGCTGCCGACCGAGCAGCAAGCACCGGTGCCCCCGCCGCCGCCCGAGTTGCCCACCGCAGGTTTCCAGGGCGGCAGCATCCCCGCGGTGCAGAACATCCCGCGCCAGGCGCCCGCCGCTCCCGCACCCGTCCCTGAGCCCGTCGCTCCGGTCCCCGTTCCGGCGCCCGTGCCGGTACCGATCTTCATTCCGCCGTACCCGGGCTGGCAGCCCGGCATGCCGACCTGGCCGATCGTGACGCCGCCGACGACGCCGCCGACGACGGAGTACACCACTCCGCCGACCACGCCACCCACGACGCCGCCGACGACCCCACCCACGACGCCGCCGACGACGCCACCCACGACGCCGCCGACGACTGCGGCCGTGACTACTCCACCCACGACGTACGCGCCACAGCCGACTACCGCTGCTCCCGCGCCTACTACCTATGCGCCGCAGCCCACCACCGTGGCGCCCAAGCCGACCCAGGCGCCGCAACCCACGCAGGCCCCGCAGCCGACGTATGCGCCGCAGCCCACGCAGGCGCCGCAGCCCAGGACTCAGGCACCGCAAACCCAGGCGCCGCAGACCGTGGCCCCGAAGCCACCGACTCAGCAGGCGCCCAAGCCGCCGTCCGGCGGCAGCGGCGGCAGTGGCGGCAGTGGCGGCAGCGGTCCCCGGTGAGTTGATTCGGCGGCGTCAGGGTTCCCCATGTCTGAGGTGACCGTCGTTCTGCCCTGCCTGAACGAAGAAGAGTCCTTGCCTGCGGTGCTGGCCGCCATCCCGGCCGGTTACCAGGCGCTCGTAGTGGACAACAACAGCACCGACGGGACCGCCGCGGTGGC
It contains:
- a CDS encoding DUF4229 domain-containing protein, with the protein product MPEAPNDNTGDRSAAGRGVVAVLLYVAARLLLFVVVTAGIYGLARLLGVADFPLFVAALGGLIISMPLGMWVFSPLRRHATATLAAAGERRRREREQLQARLRGETVASDGDD
- a CDS encoding NAD-dependent epimerase/dehydratase family protein, giving the protein MRVLLTGAAGFIGSRVDAALRAAGHEVVGADVLLPAAHGPDAVLPEGCHRVDVRDPDALAPLLAGVDLVCHQAAMVGAGVNAADAPEYGGHNDYGTTVLLAQMYAAGVSRLVLASSMVVYGQGRYECGEHGLVDPQPRRRSDLEAGNFEHRCPRCGEPVGWRLVDEDAALRPRSLYAASKTAQEHYALAWAEATGGSVVALRYHNVYGPGMPRDTPYSGVAAIFRSALEKGEPPRVFEDGGQMRDFVHVDDIAAANLAAMDTDPGGFTAANVCSGRPIAIREVADALCRARGGDLSPVVTGQYRSGDVRHIVADPARAAEILGFRAAVEPMEGLGEFAFAPLR
- the fabH gene encoding beta-ketoacyl-ACP synthase III, whose translation is MTEIATVSGPTNVGLLSVGAYRPERVVTNDEICQNIDSSDEWIYSRTGIKTRRFAADDESAASMAAEACRRALKNASLSASDIDGVIVTTNTHFLQTPPAAPMVAAALGAKDVLGFDISAGCAGFGYALSTATNLIRGGGARRMLVVGTEKLSPTIDMYDRGNCFIFADGAAAVVVGETPFQGVGPTIAGSDGEQSSAIRQDIDWITFAQNPSGPRPFVRLEGPAVFRWAAFKMGDVGRRALEAAGVGPDQIDVFVPHQANTRINDLLVKNLQLRPDTVVANDIEHAGNTSAASIPLAIAELMDTGAAKPGDLALLIGYGAGLTYAAQVVRMPLHSD
- a CDS encoding S-methyl-5'-thioadenosine phosphorylase; its protein translation is MHKIARVLGVIGGTGFYTFFDSDTRTVHPDTPWGEPSAPITIGAVGGHEVAFLPRHGAKHEYSAHTVPYRANMWALRALGVRRVFAPCAVGSLNPRIERGAVVVPDQLVDRTSGRADTYFDTGGVHTGFADPYCPTLRTAVTDLPDVVDGGTMVVIQGPRFSTRAESQWFAAAGFSLVNMTGYPEAILARELELCYAAIALITDVDAGVAVGEGVKGVDVFAEFGQNIEMFKKLVRAAIGSVAAERTCTHCLQHAGVPLPFELP
- a CDS encoding AAA family ATPase, with the protein product MSEHPTPGAGAPRVHPGNEESAGSPNVSPDQPTAEFKPAADPVGEAPTRAFSGFRTERRSAAPEPGPAPYQTAELERPQWDAGPTTGPVTGVTRVDPTAYGAYYPGPPENAQNAGTQEERPQFRPEPLPHAPYPELSTTVLLRPVKPPPSEGWRRALYVMSGQLINLGEGPRATRHNNLVAQINRPLRGCYRIAVLSLKGGVGKTTITASLGSTFASVRGDRVVAVDANPDRGTLSQKVPLETPATVRHLLRDADSIDRYSDVRSYTSQNADGLEILASESDPAVSEAFNGDDYTKAIDILERFYGLVLTDCGTGLLHSTMSAVLAKSDVLIVVASGSIDGARSASATLDWLEAHGYEDLVRNSVAVINAVRSRSGKVDMDKVIDHFARRCRAVRVVPFDPHLEEGAEISLDRLKRDTREAVAELAAVVADGFPADQRRSNPNFV
- a CDS encoding 1,4-dihydroxy-2-naphthoate polyprenyltransferase, with amino-acid sequence MASFAQWISGARPRTLPNAVAPVIAGTGAAAWLHGAVWWKALLALAVALSFIVGVNYANDYSDGIRGTDDERAGPVRLVGSRLAAPRAVLTAALVSLFVGCVAGLALALVSAPWLIAVGAVSVLGAWLYTGGSRPYGYSGLGEVAVFVFFGLIAVLGTQYTQALRVDWVGLVLAVGIGALSSSVLVANNLRDIPTDTQSGKITLAVRLGDRRTRVLYHSLLVVPGLLTLVLMLATPWCAAGLVAAPLALRADRPVRSGRGGRELIPVLRDTGLAMVVWSVAVAAALAYSGHA